In Indicator indicator isolate 239-I01 chromosome 28, UM_Iind_1.1, whole genome shotgun sequence, the genomic stretch ACCAAGCAGGGTgctccagctgccccagcactgctgccacccCAGGTGCCCACTTCCATGCCTCAGCAGTGTGGGACTTACCCAGGGATTCAGCAAACAGCCAGCAGCTTAGTTAGGAGGCAGGAACAGCAAATGGTTGGAGCCAGAAAGAACCAGGCACAATAAgcccagggaaagcagcagggagagatgTGAATGTACCTGTGGGATGAGATATCCCACCAGCCACGGCGAGCTCCTGGGGGGACTTGCCCATCTCCAAGTAAAGCCAGAAGTCGGAGCACTTCTGTGTCTCAGCTCTGGTTACAACATAGCTGGCAAGGGACCCTGTGGCTGAAGAGACCAAGATGCTCCCAAGAGCACGGGCAGCAGGGGCACTCATTTAAGGGCAGTAGTGGGGAAAGCACCTGCCCCATgctgagagatgtccctgagcccctcagggctgtggggagcaggagtGTGCCAAGAGCCAGGGCAGAAACTCCCCCATGCTAAGAACAAGCTGTCCAGCCTgaaccacagccctgctcctgctcacccCCTGCTCCCAGCGGCATCCCGGGTAGGGGCCGGGCTGGACACCcacccacagccaccagcacgCTCCACTGCAGGCTGTACGGCAGCTTCTTGTTCAGCAGCTTCTGCACGGCGAAGGCGGCTCCGCTGCCTGTCAAAACCGTGGGGAGAGCTCCGTTACCGGCCACAGCCTCACTTGGCCCGCCAGCCCCACCACCCGCGGCAGGGAGCCGACAGGCACTGGGGGGAGCCGGGCCGAGTCGTACTTGCCAGGAAGGTACCGATACCCTTCATGAAGGCGTGGGACTGGCAAGCCGCGTACTGCTGCAGCGCCTGCGGAGACACGCTCAGCGTCGGGCACCGACCGCACCGGCCCCCGCGCCCACCTCCTGCGTCCCGCAGCCCCGGCCCCCCGGCACCCGGTGCCTGCCTCCCGCAGTCCCGGCCCCAACGGCTCCCGATGCTTGCTTCCTCCGCCCCCCATAGCCCCAACCCTGGCCCCAGCCGGGCGCACTGGGTGCTTGGCGGCCACGCTGTCCTCGACCCGCCGCAGCCCCAGGTTAACCATGGTCGACCCAGCGGCGCAGTGCCGCGTGGGAAGAGCCCCCGGCGTCGCCCGCCCCTTCCGGCGTTGCCGCCATGGCGGAGCAGGCAGGGCCCTTCCACCTGCTGCAGGGGGGGCCGCGGCGGTTTCTCTGCTACTGCCGCCCCGGCCCTGCCGAAACCGTCTAGTGAGTCCGGGGCCGGGTTGGGGCTGGGAGGTCTTGGCACAGGCTGAGTTTCTGCCTTCCGCAGTGTGACCGACGCGCTGGAAGTCTGGGCCGGGGAGCTCGGCGCCCGCCCGCCGCTCGGCTGCGTACGTACCGGGGCTGGGGCGGCAGAGAGGCCTGAGCCTGGCCCCAGGc encodes the following:
- the TMEM141 gene encoding transmembrane protein 141 isoform X2 is translated as MKGIGTFLASSGAAFAVQKLLNKKLPYSLQWSVLVAVGGCPARPLPGMPLGAGATGSLASYVVTRAETQKCSDFWLYLEMGKSPQELAVAGGISHPTGNLPSPEDRGGTALPVRRNKYGDVVE
- the TMEM141 gene encoding transmembrane protein 141 isoform X1; translation: MVNLGLRRVEDSVAAKHPALQQYAACQSHAFMKGIGTFLASSGAAFAVQKLLNKKLPYSLQWSVLVAVATGSLASYVVTRAETQKCSDFWLYLEMGKSPQELAVAGGISHPTGNLPSPEDRGGTALPVRRNKYGDVVE